Proteins found in one Clostridium kluyveri DSM 555 genomic segment:
- a CDS encoding 3-hydroxybutyryl-CoA dehydrogenase, translating into MSRGIVQAFAEAGIDVIIRGRTEGSIGKGLAAVKKAYDKKVSKGKISQEDADKIVGRVSTTTELEKLADCDLIIEAASEDMNIKKDYFGKLEEICKPETIFATNTSSLSITEVATATKRPDKFIGMHFFNPANVMKLVEIIRGMNTSQETFDIIKEASIKIGKTPVEVAEAPGFVVNKILVPMINEAVGILAEGIASAEDIDTAMKLGANHPMGPLALGDLIGLDVVLAVMDVLYSETGDSKYRAHTLLRKYVRAGWLGRKSGKGFFAY; encoded by the coding sequence ATGTCTCGTGGAATTGTGCAGGCTTTTGCAGAAGCAGGTATAGATGTAATTATCCGTGGAAGAACTGAAGGTAGTATTGGAAAAGGTCTAGCAGCAGTAAAGAAAGCTTATGATAAAAAAGTATCAAAGGGGAAAATTTCCCAGGAAGATGCTGATAAAATAGTTGGAAGAGTAAGTACAACAACTGAACTTGAAAAATTGGCTGATTGTGATCTTATAATAGAAGCAGCATCAGAGGATATGAATATAAAGAAAGACTATTTTGGAAAATTAGAAGAAATATGCAAGCCTGAAACAATTTTTGCTACTAATACTTCTTCATTATCTATAACTGAAGTAGCAACAGCTACAAAGAGACCAGATAAATTCATAGGAATGCATTTCTTTAATCCAGCAAATGTTATGAAATTAGTTGAAATCATAAGAGGTATGAATACTTCACAAGAAACTTTTGATATTATAAAAGAAGCTTCCATTAAAATAGGAAAAACTCCTGTAGAAGTTGCAGAAGCTCCAGGATTTGTTGTAAACAAGATATTAGTACCAATGATCAATGAAGCAGTAGGAATTTTGGCAGAAGGAATAGCTTCAGCAGAAGATATCGATACAGCTATGAAATTAGGCGCTAATCACCCAATGGGTCCTTTAGCATTAGGAGATCTTATTGGACTTGATGTAGTTCTTGCAGTTATGGATGTACTTTATAGTGAAACTGGAGATTCAAAATATAGAGCTCATACATTACTTAGAAAATATGTAAGAGCAGGATGGCTTGGAAGAAAATCAGGAAAAGGATTCTTCGCTTATTAA
- a CDS encoding electron transfer flavoprotein subunit beta/FixA family protein: MKIVVCLKQVPDTTEVKIDPKTGTLIREGVPSIINPDDKNALEESIALKEKVGGTVTVVSMGPPQAVDALREALAMGADEAILVSDRAFAGADTQATSYALAGALKNLEYDLIFAGRQAIDGDTAQVGPQIAEKLGIPQITYVEKVDVDGDTLTVQRAWEDGYEVAKIKTPCMLTAIKELNQPRYMNMKNIFEVFKKEVKIWSADDLDVDKNKLGLNGSCTKVKRSHTKEAKGAGEIVNKPIKEAVAYSISKLREKHVI; this comes from the coding sequence ATGAAAATAGTAGTTTGCTTAAAGCAAGTACCAGATACAACTGAAGTTAAAATAGATCCAAAAACAGGAACATTAATAAGAGAAGGCGTTCCATCAATAATAAACCCAGATGATAAAAATGCACTTGAAGAATCAATTGCTTTAAAAGAAAAAGTAGGGGGTACAGTTACAGTAGTAAGCATGGGGCCTCCACAGGCAGTGGATGCACTTAGAGAAGCTCTAGCTATGGGAGCTGATGAAGCAATATTAGTTTCAGACAGAGCTTTTGCAGGAGCAGATACTCAAGCTACTTCCTATGCATTAGCAGGAGCACTTAAAAATTTAGAATATGATTTAATATTTGCAGGAAGACAAGCTATAGATGGAGATACTGCACAGGTTGGACCTCAAATAGCAGAAAAATTAGGAATACCTCAGATAACATATGTAGAAAAAGTTGATGTAGATGGAGATACTTTAACAGTTCAAAGAGCTTGGGAAGATGGATATGAAGTAGCAAAAATTAAAACTCCATGCATGTTAACTGCTATAAAAGAGTTAAATCAACCAAGATATATGAACATGAAGAACATATTTGAAGTTTTCAAGAAAGAAGTTAAAATATGGAGTGCTGACGACTTAGATGTAGATAAAAATAAACTTGGTCTTAATGGTTCCTGCACAAAAGTTAAGAGATCACATACAAAAGAAGCAAAAGGAGCAGGAGAAATCGTTAATAAACCAATAAAAGAAGCAGTAGCATATTCAATTTCAAAATTAAGAGAAAAACATGTCATTTAA
- the gltA gene encoding NADPH-dependent glutamate synthase, producing the protein MAVDRMKRVPITEQDPKVRATNFDEVCLGYTEEEAVQEASRCLNCKKPGCVSKCPVSISIPQFIEQIKNKDFEAAAKVIAKSSALPAVCGRVCPQESQCESKCVLGIKGEAIAIGKLERFVADWSRENDIDLSDKEAPKGKKVAVIGSGPSGLTCAGDLAKLGYDVTIFEALHEAGGVLVYGIPEFRLPKDTVVKHEVENVKKLGVKIETNVIIGRTITIDELVKNEKFDAVFIGSGAGLPMFMNIPGENLNGVFSANEFLTRSNLMKAFKDDYATPIKVGKKVAVIGGGNVAMDAARTALRLGAESYIVYRRSAEEVPARAEEVHHAKEEGVQFHLLTNPIEILGDEKGWVKGMRCIKMELGEPDASGRRRPVPIKGSEFELEVDTVIMSLGTSPNPLIASTTKGLEMNKRKCLIAEEETGLTTREGVYAGGDSVTGAATVILAMGAGKKAAKAIDEYLSKK; encoded by the coding sequence ATGGCTGTAGATAGAATGAAAAGAGTACCAATAACAGAACAGGATCCAAAAGTTAGGGCAACTAATTTTGATGAAGTATGTCTTGGATATACTGAAGAAGAAGCAGTACAAGAAGCATCAAGATGTTTAAATTGTAAAAAACCAGGATGTGTTTCAAAATGTCCTGTTTCAATAAGCATACCACAGTTTATTGAACAAATTAAAAATAAAGATTTTGAAGCAGCAGCTAAAGTTATAGCAAAATCCAGTGCGCTTCCTGCAGTCTGTGGAAGAGTATGTCCACAGGAAAGTCAATGTGAATCAAAATGTGTACTTGGAATAAAAGGAGAAGCTATTGCAATAGGAAAACTTGAGAGATTTGTAGCTGACTGGTCAAGAGAAAATGATATAGACCTTTCAGATAAAGAAGCACCAAAGGGTAAAAAAGTAGCGGTTATAGGAAGTGGCCCTTCAGGACTTACCTGTGCAGGGGATTTGGCAAAACTTGGATACGATGTTACTATATTTGAAGCACTTCATGAAGCAGGCGGAGTTTTGGTTTATGGAATTCCAGAATTTAGACTTCCAAAAGATACTGTAGTAAAGCATGAAGTAGAAAACGTAAAAAAATTAGGTGTTAAGATAGAAACAAATGTAATAATAGGAAGAACTATTACTATAGACGAACTTGTAAAAAATGAAAAATTTGATGCTGTATTCATAGGCTCCGGTGCAGGACTTCCAATGTTTATGAATATACCAGGAGAAAATTTAAATGGTGTATTTTCAGCTAACGAGTTCTTGACTAGAAGTAATCTCATGAAGGCATTTAAAGATGATTATGCTACACCAATAAAAGTTGGTAAGAAAGTTGCAGTAATAGGCGGAGGAAACGTTGCTATGGATGCAGCTAGAACGGCATTGAGATTGGGAGCAGAATCATATATAGTATATAGAAGATCAGCAGAAGAAGTTCCAGCAAGGGCAGAAGAAGTTCACCATGCTAAAGAAGAAGGAGTACAATTCCATCTTTTAACTAACCCTATAGAAATATTAGGTGATGAAAAGGGTTGGGTTAAAGGTATGCGTTGTATAAAGATGGAACTTGGAGAACCAGATGCATCTGGAAGAAGAAGACCAGTTCCAATAAAGGGTTCAGAATTTGAATTAGAGGTAGATACAGTAATAATGTCCCTTGGAACATCACCAAATCCATTAATAGCATCTACAACAAAAGGACTTGAAATGAATAAACGTAAGTGTTTAATAGCAGAAGAAGAAACTGGACTAACTACAAGAGAAGGAGTATATGCAGGAGGAGACTCAGTAACTGGAGCTGCTACTGTTATACTTGCTATGGGAGCAGGTAAAAAAGCTGCAAAAGCTATAGATGAGTACTTAAGCAAGAAATAA
- a CDS encoding short-chain-enoyl-CoA hydratase — protein sequence MEFKNIILEKDGNVASITLNRPKALNALNAATLKEIDAAINDIAEDDNVYAVIITGSGKAFVAGADIAEMKDLTAVEGRKFSVLGNKIFRKLENLEKPVIAAINGFALGGGCELSLSCDIRIASSKAKFGQPEVGLGITPGFGGTQRLARAIGVGMAKELIYTGKVINAEEALRIGLVNKVVEPDKLLEEAKALVDAIIVNAPIAVRMCKAAINQGLQCDIDTGVAYEAEVFGECFATEDRVEGMTAFVEKRDKAFKNK from the coding sequence ATGGAATTTAAAAATATCATTCTTGAAAAGGATGGAAATGTGGCTTCAATAACGTTGAATAGACCTAAGGCATTAAATGCATTAAATGCAGCAACTTTAAAAGAGATAGATGCCGCAATAAACGACATTGCTGAAGATGATAACGTATATGCTGTGATAATTACTGGGTCAGGTAAAGCTTTTGTAGCAGGAGCAGATATAGCTGAGATGAAAGATCTTACTGCAGTTGAGGGAAGAAAGTTTTCAGTTCTTGGCAATAAAATATTTAGAAAATTAGAAAATTTAGAAAAACCAGTTATAGCAGCTATAAATGGATTTGCACTGGGTGGTGGCTGTGAATTGTCATTGTCTTGCGATATAAGAATAGCTTCATCAAAGGCTAAGTTTGGTCAACCAGAGGTTGGTCTTGGAATTACTCCAGGGTTTGGAGGTACTCAAAGACTTGCAAGAGCAATAGGCGTTGGTATGGCTAAGGAACTTATATATACCGGAAAAGTAATTAATGCTGAAGAGGCATTAAGAATAGGTTTGGTAAATAAAGTAGTTGAGCCAGATAAATTATTGGAAGAAGCTAAAGCTTTAGTAGATGCTATTATTGTTAATGCACCTATAGCTGTTAGAATGTGTAAGGCTGCTATAAATCAAGGACTTCAGTGTGATATAGATACAGGTGTAGCTTATGAAGCAGAAGTATTTGGGGAATGTTTTGCTACAGAAGATAGAGTAGAAGGAATGACAGCATTTGTAGAAAAAAGAGACAAGGCTTTTAAAAATAAGTAA
- a CDS encoding redox-sensing transcriptional repressor Rex → MDKKKDISMSVIKRLPKYHRYLGNLMRNDVDRISSKELSEKIGFTASQIRQDLNCFGDFGQQGYGYNVSELYSQMCNILGLTKVYRTVIIGAGNIGQAISNYIGFEKLGFELRAIFDINPKLIGISIRDIEIRDIDYLGDYLRENVIDIGIICVPSNNGQKVCNILVKNGVKGIWNFAPVDLIVPEDVKVENVHLSDSLLTLSCLLNDIE, encoded by the coding sequence ATGGATAAGAAAAAAGATATATCAATGTCTGTTATAAAGAGACTGCCTAAATATCATAGATATTTAGGCAACTTAATGAGAAATGATGTAGATAGGATATCTTCAAAGGAGTTAAGCGAAAAAATAGGATTTACAGCTTCACAAATAAGACAGGATTTAAATTGCTTTGGAGATTTTGGTCAACAAGGATATGGGTATAATGTAAGTGAATTATACAGCCAAATGTGCAATATACTTGGACTTACGAAAGTATATAGAACAGTTATAATAGGCGCAGGGAATATAGGGCAAGCTATATCTAATTACATCGGTTTTGAAAAATTAGGTTTTGAATTAAGAGCTATATTTGATATAAATCCAAAGCTCATAGGTATCAGTATTAGAGATATTGAAATAAGGGATATAGATTATTTGGGTGATTACCTAAGAGAAAATGTTATAGATATAGGTATAATATGTGTTCCTAGTAATAATGGTCAAAAGGTTTGTAATATTTTGGTTAAAAATGGAGTAAAAGGTATATGGAATTTTGCTCCGGTGGATCTTATTGTACCAGAGGATGTAAAAGTAGAAAATGTTCATTTAAGTGACAGTTTATTGACCTTGAGTTGTCTCCTGAATGATATAGAATGA
- a CDS encoding ABC-F family ATP-binding cassette domain-containing protein yields MIILSCKNIHKSYGIDVILENITFNINEEDRVALIGPNGAGKSTLFEILTNNIAPDSGDMFIDKTKTIGYLTQHLSLDSSNTIYDEMLTVFQAITDLENKLNKLETLMNEPYDSKDEDYRNKLINDYTTYSELYKNRGGYTYKAEINKILTGLGFSMNEFHDPISIISGGKKTRVALCKLLLTKPDILLLDEPTNHLDLEAIEWLEDYLKSYKGTIIIISHDRYFLDTITQSTMELINGHINFYNGNYTNSLKLKKKNYETQLKAYNIQQMEIKKQEEIIEKYRSFNREKSIRAAESRQKMLDKMDRLPPPDKDIKIKNIIFKTEINSGNDVLYVENLSKGFNEKLLFQNVNFQVKKGDKTAIVGKNGCGKTTLFKIIMGQIESNTGICKLGKNIIIGYYDQEQSDLDPEKTIIDEVWDKFPKLTTTEIRNALASFLFTGEDVFKKISSISGGEKCRINLLKLMLSKSNFLLLDEPTNHLDIASREALEEALLDYDGTILVISHDRYFLNKSINRIYELSQSEIKEYVGNYTYYTEKKKNPLRFQEEISISKTKTQTRHDKKRKKDYEKNQRKKNLLIKTTEDQISKLEDYILELQQKLCLEEVYSDPNKSSEIHSEILITQNKLDDLYNTWEEMF; encoded by the coding sequence ATGATTATTTTAAGCTGTAAAAATATTCATAAGAGTTATGGAATAGATGTCATATTAGAAAATATAACTTTCAATATAAACGAAGAAGATCGTGTAGCACTAATAGGTCCAAATGGAGCTGGAAAGTCTACCCTGTTTGAAATTTTAACTAATAATATAGCTCCAGATAGTGGAGATATGTTTATAGATAAGACTAAAACAATAGGCTATTTGACCCAGCATTTATCACTTGATTCTTCAAATACCATATACGATGAAATGCTCACCGTATTTCAAGCCATAACTGACTTAGAGAATAAATTAAATAAATTAGAAACTTTAATGAATGAGCCCTACGATTCCAAAGATGAAGACTATAGAAACAAATTGATTAACGATTATACTACCTATTCAGAACTTTATAAAAATAGAGGAGGATACACCTATAAAGCAGAAATAAATAAAATTTTAACAGGACTAGGTTTTTCCATGAATGAATTTCATGATCCTATAAGCATAATAAGTGGAGGTAAGAAGACAAGAGTTGCCCTTTGTAAATTGCTTTTAACAAAACCGGATATACTTTTACTAGATGAGCCTACTAATCACTTGGATTTAGAAGCTATAGAATGGCTTGAAGACTATTTAAAATCTTATAAAGGAACCATAATTATAATATCCCATGACAGATATTTTTTAGATACTATAACACAGTCAACTATGGAGCTTATAAATGGTCATATAAATTTTTACAATGGAAATTATACTAACTCTTTGAAGCTTAAAAAAAAGAACTACGAGACTCAATTAAAAGCGTATAACATACAACAGATGGAAATAAAAAAGCAGGAAGAAATTATAGAAAAATACAGATCCTTTAATAGAGAAAAAAGCATAAGAGCAGCAGAAAGCCGTCAAAAAATGTTGGATAAAATGGATAGGCTGCCTCCTCCAGATAAAGATATAAAAATTAAAAATATAATATTTAAAACTGAGATAAATAGCGGTAATGATGTACTCTATGTGGAAAACTTAAGTAAAGGATTTAATGAGAAATTATTATTCCAGAACGTAAATTTCCAAGTAAAAAAAGGGGATAAAACAGCAATTGTAGGTAAAAATGGCTGTGGTAAAACCACTCTCTTTAAAATAATCATGGGACAAATAGAATCCAATACAGGGATTTGTAAATTAGGTAAAAATATCATAATAGGGTATTATGATCAGGAACAATCTGATTTAGATCCTGAAAAAACTATAATAGACGAAGTATGGGATAAGTTCCCAAAACTTACTACTACCGAAATTAGAAATGCACTAGCCAGTTTTCTATTTACAGGGGAGGATGTATTTAAAAAAATTTCTTCCATAAGTGGTGGAGAAAAATGCAGAATAAATCTATTAAAACTAATGCTGTCTAAATCTAATTTTTTGCTTCTGGATGAGCCTACAAATCATTTAGATATAGCTTCTCGGGAAGCTTTAGAGGAAGCTTTACTGGATTATGATGGTACTATACTTGTAATATCTCATGACAGATATTTTTTGAATAAATCAATAAACAGAATATATGAATTAAGCCAAAGTGAAATAAAAGAATATGTAGGTAATTATACCTACTATACAGAAAAGAAAAAAAATCCTTTGAGATTTCAAGAGGAGATAAGTATTTCAAAGACTAAAACTCAAACACGGCATGATAAAAAGAGAAAAAAAGATTATGAAAAAAATCAACGAAAAAAAAATCTTCTCATAAAAACTACTGAAGACCAAATATCAAAGTTAGAAGATTATATATTAGAGCTACAACAGAAACTATGTCTAGAGGAAGTTTATTCAGATCCCAATAAAAGTAGTGAAATACACTCAGAAATTTTAATTACACAAAATAAACTAGATGATTTATATAATACATGGGAAGAAATGTTTTAA
- a CDS encoding electron transfer flavoprotein subunit alpha/FixB family protein: MNLAEYKGVWVFAEQRDGELQKVALQLVGKGRELADTLGVELTAVLLGSEVDDLAKELVAYGADNVLYADSPLLKHYTTDGYTKVIDELIKERKPEILLIGATFIGRDLGPRVAGRVFTGLTADCTGLDIDEATKNLMMTRPAFGGNLMATIACEKTRPQMSTVRPGVFNALPRDASRTGKIEKIAANVAKDDIRIEVLEVVKSAGDTIDISEADVIVSGGRGLGGPDGFKVLKELADLLGGTIGGSRATIDAGWIDKSYQVGQTGKTVRPGLYIACGISGQIQHLAGMQDSGFIVAINKDENAPMMQVADLAIVGDLYKVVPEFVEQVKALNL; this comes from the coding sequence ATGAACTTAGCAGAATACAAAGGCGTATGGGTATTTGCTGAACAAAGGGATGGAGAACTACAAAAAGTAGCACTTCAATTAGTTGGAAAAGGAAGAGAATTGGCAGACACTTTAGGAGTAGAATTAACTGCTGTATTACTTGGTAGTGAAGTAGATGATTTGGCAAAAGAATTAGTTGCATATGGAGCAGACAATGTTTTATACGCAGATAGTCCTCTTTTAAAACATTATACTACAGATGGATACACTAAAGTAATAGATGAACTTATAAAAGAAAGAAAACCAGAAATATTACTTATAGGAGCTACATTTATCGGAAGAGACTTAGGACCAAGAGTTGCAGGTAGAGTTTTTACAGGTCTTACAGCAGACTGTACAGGACTTGATATAGATGAGGCAACAAAAAATTTGATGATGACAAGACCTGCATTTGGTGGAAACTTAATGGCAACTATAGCTTGCGAAAAAACAAGACCTCAAATGTCAACAGTAAGACCAGGAGTTTTTAATGCGCTTCCAAGAGATGCTTCAAGAACTGGAAAAATAGAAAAAATAGCTGCAAATGTTGCAAAAGATGACATCAGAATTGAAGTGCTTGAAGTAGTTAAATCTGCTGGCGATACAATAGATATTTCAGAAGCAGATGTAATTGTATCAGGTGGAAGAGGACTTGGTGGTCCAGATGGATTCAAAGTTCTTAAAGAATTAGCAGATTTATTAGGTGGAACTATAGGTGGATCCCGTGCAACTATAGATGCTGGCTGGATAGATAAGAGCTATCAGGTTGGACAAACTGGTAAAACAGTAAGACCAGGTCTTTATATTGCATGCGGAATATCAGGTCAAATACAACATTTAGCTGGTATGCAGGATAGTGGATTTATCGTAGCTATCAATAAAGATGAAAACGCTCCAATGATGCAAGTAGCGGATCTTGCAATTGTAGGAGATTTATATAAGGTTGTTCCAGAATTTGTAGAACAAGTTAAAGCTTTAAATCTTTAA
- a CDS encoding DNA-3-methyladenine glycosylase family protein: MDFNYIENLQNGVILKDVRNFELPHIFDCGQCFRWNREKNGNYIGTAFGKVIEVEKKEDDVFIYNTCEKDFKEIWCEYFDLYRDYGEIKHILGKDPILKKAVGFGGGIRLLKQEPFELIVSFIISANNRIPMIKKAIENISKRWGETLEFKDRVYYAFPKLDRLKEATLEEMEACGTGFRAKYIVDTISKIYNNGTKSGESYHEEYDIDWIRMQEDEACHKELQKFMGIGPKVADCIMLFSMQKYSAFPVDVWVKRAMNHFYLAPDVSLKKIRDFGVDKFGKLSGFAQQYLFYYARENNIKI, translated from the coding sequence ATGGATTTTAATTATATAGAAAATTTACAAAATGGAGTTATATTAAAAGATGTAAGAAATTTTGAGTTACCCCATATATTTGATTGTGGGCAATGCTTTAGATGGAATAGAGAGAAAAATGGGAATTACATAGGAACAGCTTTTGGAAAAGTTATAGAAGTAGAAAAAAAAGAAGATGATGTATTCATATATAATACCTGTGAAAAAGACTTTAAAGAAATATGGTGTGAGTATTTTGATCTATACCGGGATTATGGGGAAATAAAGCACATATTAGGTAAAGATCCTATTTTAAAAAAAGCTGTAGGGTTTGGAGGGGGTATTAGACTTTTAAAACAGGAACCTTTCGAATTAATTGTTTCTTTTATAATATCTGCTAACAACAGAATTCCCATGATAAAGAAAGCTATAGAGAATATAAGTAAAAGATGGGGTGAAACTTTAGAGTTTAAAGATAGGGTTTATTATGCCTTTCCTAAATTAGATAGACTGAAAGAAGCTACATTAGAGGAAATGGAAGCCTGTGGAACAGGTTTCAGAGCAAAATATATTGTAGATACCATATCGAAAATTTATAATAATGGAACAAAATCTGGAGAAAGTTATCATGAGGAGTATGATATTGATTGGATTAGGATGCAGGAAGATGAAGCCTGCCATAAAGAATTACAGAAGTTTATGGGCATAGGCCCTAAGGTAGCAGACTGTATTATGTTGTTTTCCATGCAAAAATATTCTGCATTTCCTGTAGATGTGTGGGTTAAAAGAGCTATGAATCATTTTTATCTGGCACCGGATGTATCTTTAAAAAAAATAAGAGATTTTGGAGTAGATAAATTTGGAAAATTATCAGGATTTGCCCAGCAGTATCTATTTTATTATGCTAGAGAAAATAATATAAAAATTTAG
- a CDS encoding acyl-CoA dehydrogenase produces the protein MDFTLTNEQKFVEQMVSEFTENEVKPIAAEIDETERFPLETVEKFAKYGMMGMPFPVEYGGSGTDYLSYIIAVEGLAKSCTSSSTILSAHTSLCAAPIYDWGTEEQKQKYLVPLAKGEKLGAFGLTEPNAGTDAAGQQTTAVLEGDHYVLNGQKIFITNGAYADTFVIFAMTDRSKGTRGITAFIVEKDFPGFSIGKSEDKLGIRASSTTELIFENCIVPKENMLGKEGKGFTVAMHTLDGGRIGIAAQALGLAEGALAEALNYMKERKQFGKALYKFQGLAWMVAELDTKIEAVKQLVYKAAVNKQMGLPYSVEAARAKLAAATVAMETTTKVVQIFGGYGFTKDYPVERMMRDAKITEIYEGTSQVQKMVISANLFK, from the coding sequence ATGGATTTTACATTAACAAACGAGCAAAAATTTGTAGAACAAATGGTAAGTGAATTTACTGAAAATGAAGTTAAACCTATAGCTGCTGAAATAGATGAAACAGAAAGGTTTCCTCTTGAGACAGTAGAAAAATTTGCTAAATACGGAATGATGGGTATGCCTTTTCCAGTTGAATACGGCGGCTCAGGTACAGATTATTTATCCTATATAATAGCAGTAGAAGGACTTGCAAAGAGTTGTACTTCATCATCAACTATATTGTCAGCACATACTTCACTTTGTGCAGCACCTATTTATGATTGGGGTACAGAAGAACAGAAACAAAAATACTTAGTTCCTCTTGCAAAGGGAGAAAAACTTGGAGCATTTGGTTTAACTGAACCTAATGCAGGTACTGATGCTGCTGGACAGCAGACAACAGCTGTTTTAGAAGGGGATCATTATGTATTAAATGGACAAAAAATATTTATTACAAATGGTGCATATGCAGATACTTTTGTAATATTTGCAATGACAGACAGAAGCAAGGGTACAAGAGGAATAACAGCATTTATAGTTGAAAAAGATTTCCCTGGTTTCTCCATAGGAAAATCTGAAGATAAGTTGGGAATTAGAGCTTCCTCAACTACAGAACTTATATTTGAGAATTGCATAGTTCCAAAAGAAAATATGTTAGGAAAAGAAGGAAAAGGATTTACTGTAGCAATGCATACTCTTGATGGAGGAAGAATTGGTATAGCAGCACAAGCGTTAGGTTTAGCAGAAGGCGCATTAGCTGAAGCACTTAATTATATGAAAGAAAGAAAACAATTTGGAAAAGCTCTTTACAAATTCCAGGGATTAGCATGGATGGTTGCAGAATTAGATACTAAAATAGAAGCTGTTAAACAACTTGTTTATAAAGCAGCAGTAAATAAACAAATGGGTCTTCCATATTCAGTGGAAGCTGCAAGAGCTAAATTAGCTGCGGCTACTGTAGCTATGGAAACAACTACTAAAGTTGTTCAAATCTTTGGTGGATATGGATTCACTAAGGATTATCCAGTAGAAAGAATGATGAGAGATGCTAAGATAACTGAAATATATGAAGGAACTTCACAAGTACAAAAGATGGTTATTTCAGCAAATTTATTTAAATAA
- a CDS encoding sulfide/dihydroorotate dehydrogenase-like FAD/NAD-binding protein — protein sequence MYKIVDKQALAPKIYSMDIEAPRVAKSCLPGQFIIVIIDDKGERVPLTICDYDAEKGTVKIVFQTMGASTQKLAKYEKGDSIRDFVGPLGMHSEFLDEDLEELKKKNIIFVAGGVGTAPVYPQVKWLSEHGVKADAIVGCKSKDHLLLEEEMKAVTDNLYIATDDGSYGYKGFVSDKLKELLDDKKGKKYDCVVAIGPMIMMKFLCKLTKEYDLKTIVSLNPIMVDGTGMCGACRVTVGGEVKFGCVDGPEFDGHLVDFDEAMRRQAMYKTEEGKKILQAEEGDTHHAKGCNCGGDK from the coding sequence ATGTATAAAATTGTAGACAAACAAGCTCTTGCACCTAAGATATATTCAATGGATATAGAGGCGCCAAGAGTAGCTAAGTCCTGTCTTCCAGGGCAATTCATTATAGTTATAATAGATGATAAGGGTGAAAGAGTACCTCTTACCATTTGTGACTATGATGCAGAAAAAGGAACAGTAAAGATAGTATTTCAAACAATGGGTGCATCAACACAAAAATTGGCGAAATATGAAAAAGGAGATTCTATTAGAGATTTCGTAGGGCCTTTGGGAATGCATTCAGAATTTCTGGACGAGGATTTAGAAGAACTTAAGAAAAAGAATATTATATTTGTAGCAGGAGGAGTAGGAACAGCTCCAGTTTATCCGCAGGTGAAATGGTTAAGTGAGCACGGAGTAAAAGCTGATGCTATAGTAGGTTGTAAATCTAAGGACCATTTACTTTTGGAAGAAGAAATGAAGGCTGTAACAGATAACCTATATATAGCTACTGATGACGGAAGCTATGGATATAAAGGATTTGTTTCAGACAAACTTAAGGAACTTCTAGATGATAAAAAAGGTAAAAAATATGATTGTGTAGTTGCTATAGGGCCAATGATTATGATGAAGTTTTTATGCAAACTCACAAAAGAATATGATTTAAAAACTATAGTAAGCTTAAATCCAATAATGGTAGATGGAACTGGTATGTGCGGAGCTTGTAGGGTTACAGTAGGTGGAGAAGTTAAGTTTGGATGTGTAGACGGACCGGAATTTGACGGACATTTGGTTGATTTTGATGAAGCTATGAGAAGACAAGCTATGTATAAGACCGAAGAAGGAAAGAAAATTCTCCAAGCAGAAGAAGGAGACACCCATCATGCTAAGGGATGTAATTGCGGAGGTGACAAATAA